A region from the Triticum urartu cultivar G1812 chromosome 1, Tu2.1, whole genome shotgun sequence genome encodes:
- the LOC125539954 gene encoding WRKY transcription factor 22-like: MDADDWGLGAVVRSCGGGSVPGYEAESPRREVMRAREDPAEFMGRPARAASTPSSLYDMLGYLDLEHEQLQQRAPFSITPSSGRERAPDQHEVLISFPAAATSTSGKALPASKQAGRKPGGAGALRRPKRGKSKKSQMKKVVREVPVAEGGVNGPDDQWAWRKYGQKPIKGSPYPRGYYKCSSMKACTARKLVERSPANPGVLLVTYIADHCHAVPTTISALAGTTRHPPQSPASDDTALNRGDDSADVSSSAAGADDESELWSPVDMDDFFASFDDDFDSFFEDDALERRVSF; encoded by the exons ATGGACGCCGACGACTGGGGTCTCGGAGCGGTCGTGAGGAgctgcggcggcggcagcgtccccGGCTACGAAGCAGAGTCTCCTCGTCGGGAAGTCATGCGTGCGCGGGAGGATCCAGCGGAATTCATGGGGCGACCGGCGAGGGCGGCGTCCACGCCGTCTTCCTTGTACGACATGCTGGGGTACCTGGACCTGGAGCACGAGCAGCTGCAGCAGCGGGCGCCGTTCTCCATCACGCCTTCGTCCGGCCGTGAGCGGGCGCCGGATCAGCACGAGGTGCTCATCTCCTTTCCTGCAGCTGCAACCTCGACGTCCGGGAAGGCGCTGCCGGCGAGTAAGCAGGCCGGCCGGAAGCCGGGAGGTGCTGGAGCCCTCCGGCGGCCCAAGAGAGGCAAGAGCAAGAAGAGCCAAATGAAGAAGGTGGTACGCGAGGTGCCCGTGGCCGAGGGCGGCGTCAACGGCCCCGACGACCAGTGGGCGTGGCGCAAGTACGGGCAGAAGCCCATCAAAGGCTCCCCCTACCCTAG AGGATACTACAAGTGCAGCAGCATGAAGGCGTGCACGGCGCGGAAGCTGGTGGAGCGCAGCCCGGCCAACCCCGGCGTGCTCCTCGTCACCTACATCGCCGACCACTGCCACGCCGTGCCCACCACCATAAGCGCGCTCGCTGGCACCACGCGCCACCCGCCCCAGTCGCCAGCGTCCGACGACACGGCATTGAACCGCGGGGACGACAGCGCCGACGTCTCGTCATCCGCGGCTGGCGCGGACGACGAGTCCGAGCTCTGGTCGCCCGTGGACATGGACGATTTCTTCGCCTCCTTTGACGACGATTTTGATAGTTTCTTCGAGGACGACGCCCTGGAGCGACGGGTCTCGTTCTAG